From Methanocella paludicola SANAE, a single genomic window includes:
- a CDS encoding ABC transporter ATP-binding protein, whose protein sequence is MSDLMIEARSLCRRFNGFTAVDSIDLQVGEGEVFGLLGPNGAGKTTTVRMLACLIRPTGGTAYVCGRDVYDPVMAREIRGMVGILTETSGFYDELSVYKNLRFYADLYHMERKTAQRNIDYYLRLFDLWDVRNSRVAGFSRGMRQKLALTRCLVHEPRILFMDEPTSGLDPESARIVRDSIRSLKAGGRTIFLCTHNLDEAERLCDRIAIIDKRILKADTPQKIKYSAYGRRVVIRLERLSDRMASIIHGMDSVRRVESEGNELVIDVNDPETDNADIADVADIVSTIVGAGGRIQYVGEQRHTLEEAYIKLVGDRVGH, encoded by the coding sequence ATGTCCGATCTGATGATCGAGGCACGCAGCCTTTGCCGCCGTTTTAATGGTTTTACTGCCGTAGACTCTATCGACCTCCAGGTCGGCGAGGGCGAGGTATTCGGCCTGCTCGGGCCGAACGGCGCCGGCAAGACGACCACGGTGCGCATGCTGGCCTGCCTGATCCGGCCGACCGGCGGGACGGCTTACGTCTGCGGGAGAGACGTCTACGACCCTGTGATGGCCCGGGAGATCCGGGGCATGGTAGGCATACTCACCGAGACGTCGGGCTTTTACGATGAGCTGAGCGTGTATAAGAATTTACGTTTTTACGCGGACCTCTACCATATGGAGCGGAAGACGGCACAGCGAAATATCGACTATTACCTGCGCCTGTTCGACCTGTGGGACGTACGGAACTCACGCGTGGCCGGCTTTTCCAGGGGAATGCGCCAGAAACTGGCCCTCACCCGCTGCCTGGTCCACGAGCCCCGGATCCTGTTCATGGACGAGCCCACGTCCGGCCTCGACCCGGAATCCGCCCGGATCGTGAGGGATTCCATTAGATCCCTTAAAGCCGGCGGCAGGACCATCTTCCTCTGCACCCATAACCTGGACGAGGCCGAGCGGCTTTGCGACCGCATCGCCATCATCGATAAGCGCATCCTGAAGGCGGATACGCCCCAGAAGATCAAGTATTCGGCATACGGGCGGCGCGTGGTCATCCGCCTAGAGCGCCTCAGCGACCGCATGGCCTCCATCATCCACGGGATGGACAGCGTCCGCCGCGTAGAAAGCGAGGGAAACGAGCTCGTCATCGACGTCAATGACCCGGAGACCGATAACGCCGACATCGCCGATGTTGCCGACATCGTCAGCACTATCGTGGGCGCCGGCGGCCGTATCCAGTACGTGGGAGAGCAGAGGCACACGCTGGAGGAAGCGTATATCAAGCTCGTGGGTGACCGGGTTGGGCATTGA
- a CDS encoding class I SAM-dependent methyltransferase, giving the protein MMRSPLYWSGSVYHAGLWLMHGKGIDRRCRYIAGMLGESVVDVGCGTGILADYIPPGRKYLGIDLNERFLRYAQKKGRNVMLQDALTFDHYSEYDACVIMDLLHHINPRHKEFVERVLSDVRKRVIICEPFEVPDRNPIAKSLVRIIDADGTNTPEDWMDKESLLEFYNSFGPKSVVNMGQAMIAVYDKT; this is encoded by the coding sequence ATGATGAGGTCACCATTGTACTGGTCCGGAAGCGTTTACCACGCCGGCCTATGGCTGATGCACGGCAAAGGCATCGACAGGCGCTGCCGGTATATCGCCGGCATGCTGGGCGAAAGCGTCGTGGACGTCGGCTGCGGTACAGGCATTCTTGCGGACTATATTCCCCCGGGAAGAAAATATCTCGGCATCGACCTGAACGAGAGATTTCTCCGGTACGCGCAAAAGAAGGGCAGGAACGTAATGCTCCAGGACGCTCTCACGTTCGACCACTATTCGGAATACGATGCGTGCGTCATTATGGACCTGCTGCACCACATCAATCCAAGGCATAAGGAATTCGTCGAGCGGGTCCTGAGCGATGTCAGGAAGCGCGTTATCATCTGCGAGCCGTTCGAAGTGCCGGACAGGAACCCGATCGCGAAAAGCCTCGTGAGGATCATCGATGCCGACGGCACCAATACGCCCGAGGACTGGATGGATAAGGAGTCGCTGCTCGAGTTCTATAACAGCTTCGGGCCGAAGAGCGTGGTCAATATGGGCCAGGCTATGATCGCGGTTTACGATAAAACCTGA
- a CDS encoding ABC transporter permease subunit encodes MTGLGIDIVTIIKKELEEVFRNKYILTTMASFPLVFSIVIPLIYLFALPPNVTAADVATFKGLVAGSEGMEPRQILVAFIIQSNLSFYLMMPAVIPTVISSYSIVGEKKCGTLEPLLATPVSTRDILMGKTLAAVIPSMAITWLSFIIYALLVDTVTFSIFGYPVVPDVLWLIALTVTAPLLAVMSVYMSIVVSSRMSDIRAAQQISAVFIIPLMSVFILELFGYMSLTIDLLLLISIAIGVADLFLIKASVGVFRREEILTGSA; translated from the coding sequence GTGACCGGGTTGGGCATTGACATCGTCACGATCATTAAAAAAGAGCTGGAAGAAGTCTTCAGGAACAAGTATATACTGACCACCATGGCCAGCTTCCCGTTGGTGTTTTCCATCGTCATACCGCTCATTTATCTTTTCGCCCTCCCGCCGAACGTCACTGCGGCCGATGTCGCCACGTTTAAAGGGCTTGTCGCGGGGTCCGAAGGCATGGAGCCCCGGCAGATCCTTGTCGCGTTCATCATCCAGAGCAACCTCTCATTTTACCTCATGATGCCCGCCGTTATCCCCACGGTCATTTCCTCCTATAGCATCGTCGGCGAAAAAAAGTGCGGCACCCTGGAGCCTCTGCTCGCCACCCCCGTGTCGACCCGGGATATCCTGATGGGCAAGACGCTGGCCGCCGTCATCCCCTCGATGGCCATCACCTGGCTCTCGTTCATCATATATGCGCTGCTGGTGGATACGGTGACCTTTTCGATATTCGGATATCCTGTCGTCCCCGACGTGCTATGGCTTATCGCCTTAACGGTGACGGCGCCGCTGCTCGCCGTCATGTCCGTGTACATGTCCATCGTCGTCTCGTCCCGGATGAGCGACATACGGGCTGCCCAGCAGATCAGCGCCGTGTTCATCATCCCCCTCATGAGCGTCTTCATACTGGAATTGTTCGGCTACATGTCCCTGACGATCGACCTGCTGCTGCTCATCAGCATCGCCATAGGCGTCGCTGACCTGTTCTTGATAAAGGCGAGCGTCGGCGTTTTCCGGCGTGAGGAAATACTCACTGGATCAGCCTGA
- a CDS encoding (Fe-S)-binding protein — translation MTALSRKCIKCGVCEMVCPSTLSPLRLIDNKRSRNQPLPEALDCTTCNACVAACPMGVHITKSIEKMRDYFKTPGYGETLYNISTYGASIVPEGRPKPNPRPCKTAYFAGCLTGYRLQHISDAVTKTLDHMGIEFTRIDERCCGSPLNRIGRFDLAREMLEKNLRQFRELGVETIVTSCPGCTSTLLEYQEEFDVCHYLDLYDSYDIYGALHKEPYRATLQYPCHLYRNVSPYTMKVAENILKKMCEYVPLEEAERCCGAGGGVRRNDIGLARMLKKRKADDIRRLAPDVVAVACPQCSIQLSEDARAEDLSILVARNLRLIA, via the coding sequence GTGACGGCCTTGAGTAGGAAGTGCATCAAGTGCGGCGTCTGCGAGATGGTCTGCCCCTCGACGCTGAGCCCTCTGCGGCTTATCGACAACAAGCGCTCGAGGAACCAGCCACTACCCGAGGCGCTCGACTGCACGACGTGTAACGCGTGCGTCGCAGCCTGCCCCATGGGGGTCCACATCACCAAGTCCATTGAAAAGATGAGGGACTACTTCAAGACGCCAGGGTACGGCGAGACGCTGTATAACATTTCCACGTATGGAGCTTCAATCGTGCCCGAGGGCCGGCCGAAACCGAACCCACGGCCATGCAAGACCGCCTACTTTGCCGGATGTCTCACAGGTTACCGCCTGCAGCATATCTCGGACGCGGTGACAAAAACGCTCGACCACATGGGCATCGAATTCACCCGTATCGATGAGCGCTGCTGCGGCTCTCCTTTAAACAGGATCGGGCGATTCGACCTGGCCCGGGAGATGCTCGAGAAGAACCTTCGGCAGTTCAGGGAGCTGGGAGTGGAGACGATCGTCACGTCATGCCCGGGATGCACGTCCACACTGCTGGAGTACCAGGAAGAGTTCGACGTCTGCCATTACCTTGACCTGTACGATTCGTATGATATTTATGGGGCTTTACATAAGGAGCCTTACCGTGCCACGCTCCAGTACCCCTGCCACCTGTACAGGAACGTTTCCCCCTACACGATGAAAGTCGCGGAAAATATCCTGAAAAAGATGTGCGAATACGTGCCCCTCGAAGAGGCGGAGCGCTGCTGCGGCGCGGGCGGTGGAGTGAGAAGGAACGATATCGGGCTGGCCAGAATGCTCAAAAAGAGAAAAGCGGACGATATAAGGCGATTAGCTCCGGACGTCGTGGCAGTCGCCTGTCCCCAGTGCAGCATACAGCTTTCAGAGGATGCCCGCGCAGAAGACCTTTCTATTTTAGTGGCGCGCAACCTCAGGCTTATAGCGTGA
- a CDS encoding UV damage endonuclease UvsE gives MRIGFAAIPYDKKLLPVTSKTSAGQSMDRLVTVARYVNSLGIDFYRIPANISPHESVESLEAARDKAAMLGRLFKELDIRTCFHVTYYCILNTPKPEVLDNAIKELHCLQLYDDYAGGGNHIEIHAGGVYGDRTSSMERFIRNVLELEEPVFKMLRLENEEHAGKLGTVDELLHINRETGIPLLFDVAHYRVNPMERGLPPREIVSSFLDTWNGASTSPVLHYSTIRGRDGTHLPVDPADFWDYVDQLSGLDFDVMLETKEKERDVLKVKACRDEKYRQGVL, from the coding sequence ATGAGGATCGGGTTCGCCGCCATCCCGTACGATAAAAAGCTGTTACCTGTCACCAGTAAGACGAGCGCAGGCCAGTCTATGGACCGCCTCGTCACTGTGGCACGGTATGTGAATAGCCTTGGAATTGACTTCTATCGTATTCCCGCCAACATCAGCCCCCATGAAAGCGTCGAGTCGCTGGAGGCTGCCCGGGATAAGGCGGCCATGCTGGGCCGGCTATTTAAGGAACTGGATATCCGGACCTGCTTTCACGTGACCTATTATTGTATACTTAATACCCCAAAGCCCGAAGTGCTGGATAACGCTATTAAAGAGCTGCACTGCCTGCAGCTTTACGACGACTATGCCGGAGGCGGGAACCATATCGAGATACATGCCGGCGGCGTTTATGGGGACCGGACAAGCTCCATGGAGCGTTTCATCCGGAATGTGCTTGAACTGGAGGAGCCTGTTTTCAAGATGCTCCGCCTCGAGAACGAGGAGCACGCCGGCAAGCTGGGCACCGTAGATGAGCTGTTGCATATCAACAGGGAAACGGGTATACCATTGCTTTTCGACGTTGCGCACTATCGTGTCAACCCGATGGAGCGGGGCCTGCCGCCCCGTGAGATAGTATCCTCTTTTCTCGATACCTGGAATGGCGCCTCGACATCCCCTGTGCTGCATTATTCTACGATCCGGGGCCGAGATGGCACGCACCTGCCGGTCGACCCGGCCGATTTCTGGGACTACGTCGATCAGCTTAGCGGCCTGGATTTCGATGTGATGCTCGAGACTAAGGAAAAAGAGCGTGACGTCCTTAAGGTTAAGGCCTGCAGGGATGAAAAATACCGGCAGGGCGTCCTCTGA